A single genomic interval of Helianthus annuus cultivar XRQ/B chromosome 6, HanXRQr2.0-SUNRISE, whole genome shotgun sequence harbors:
- the LOC110864234 gene encoding small nuclear ribonucleoprotein Sm D2 isoform X2 encodes MSRPMEEDAPTKNEEEEFNTGPLSVLMMSVKNNTQVLINCRNNKKLLGRVRAFDRHCNMVLENVREMWTEVPKTGKGKKKALPVNKDRFISKMFLRGDSVIIVLRNPK; translated from the exons ATGAG TCGACCAATGGAGGAAGATGCACCA ACGAAGAATGAGGAAGAGGAGTTCAACACGGGGCCTCTCTCTGTCTTAATGATGAGTGTCAAAAACAATACTCAG GTTCTTATTAACTGCAGGAACAATAAAAAGCTACTAGGACGTGTTAGGGCCTTCGATCGACACTGCAACATGGTGCTGGAAAACGTTAGGGAGATGTGGACTGAG GTGCCCAAGACAGGAAAGGGCAAGAAGAAAGCTCTTCCTGTTAACAAAGACAGATTTATTAGCAAAATGTTTCTTCGAGGTGACTCAGTTATCATTGTGCTTAGAAACCCCAAGTGA
- the LOC110864233 gene encoding uncharacterized protein LOC110864233, which yields MLERNEVDLKIIRGLCANGIPFNVLRNPQFLEMVSAIKKAPDGYKPPSSEKARTTLLDACVRDVEKELAPVKDTWYTQGVSIVSDGWTNVKHNPLINVLAVNSRGAMFMHAGDFLGIEKKAGVIAKYLIDAIETVGSSNVLQVVTDNAANCKKAGEEIEKVYKHIFWSPCCVHTLNLIFKDLGNEFYWQNDTYKKGKAIVKYFLNHTHALSIFRENSRLELLKVAKTRFASHYILLRRLLDCREALATTIVLNSWRDWMKSGDEMARTEGANITETIKDEEFWESVENILAITKPIFLLIKFCDGEGLKMGEIYEKMDNMVGEIKDVMKDNKYAGYFEEINQIVLARWDKMSIPLHCLAHALNPRFYDKHYLQKLAPCDVKRKAPNLDVEVSDGVIEAFKKIGEDEEERSMLRAQFATFHMKKGIFSRSAAQADAVTMDAVDWWGTYGSETPELAEVAKKVLSQPISSSSAERNWSTYSYIHNVKRNRLNCNRADKLVFIHSNIRLQSRFLESYKSGPHKKWDMNPESTYIEGSSAQLEEMVWEDLVEEDVDNGKGKRARLD from the coding sequence ATGTTAGAGAGAAACGAGGTAGATTTGAAGATTATTCGTGGTTTGTGTGCTAATGGGATCCCATTCAATGTATTACGCAACCCGCAGTTTCTTGAGATGGTGAGTGCAATCAAGAAGGCACCAGATGGATACAAACCCCCGTCTAGTGAAAAAGCGAGAACCACATTACTTGACGCGTGTGTACGGGATGTTGAGAAGGAGCTAGCACCGGTCAAAGACACTTGGTACACACAGGGAGTGTCGATCGTCTCGGACGGGTGGACGAATGTCAAACATAACCCATTGATTAATGTTCTCGCGGTAAATTCTCGTGGTGCCATGTTTATGCACGCGGGAGACTTCTTAGGGATAGAGAAAAAGGCTGGGGTGATTGCGAAGTATCTTATTGACGCGATCGAGACCGTTGGATCAAGCAACGTGTTGCAAGTCGTAACAGACAATGCGGCTAATTGCAAAAAGGCCGGGGAAGAGATCGAGAAGGTATATAAGCATATTTTTTGGTCGCCTTGTTGTGTGCATACTttaaatcttatttttaaagactTGGGGAACGAGTTTTATTGGCAAAACGACACATATAAGAAAGGTAAGGCTATTGTTAAGTATTTTCTTAACCATACACATGCCTTATCAATATTTAGAGAAAATTCAAGGTTGGAATTGTTGAAGGTTGCAAAAACAAGATTTGCGTCACATTATATACTTTTGCGAAGGTTATTGGATTGTAGGGAGGCACTAGCCACTACTATCGTCCTCAATTCTTGGCGGGATTGGATGAAAAGTGGGGATGAAATGGCTAGAACAGAGGGGGCAAACATCACCGAAACGATTAAAGATGAAGAGTTTTGGGAATCCGTGGAGAATATTTTAGCCATTACAAAACCTATTTTTTTGCTAATCAAGTTTTGTGATGGTGAAGGTCTTAAAATGGGTGAAATCTACGAAAAGATGGACAACATGGTTGGAGAAATCAAAGATGTCATGAAGGATAACAAATATGCAGGTTATTTTGAGGAAATTAATCAGATTGTTTTGGCTAGATGGGATAAAATGTCAATCCCACTTCATTGTTTGGCGCATGCTCTGAATCCAAGgttttatgataaacattatCTACAAAAGTTGGCACCCTGTGACGTTAAAAGAAAAGCTCCGAACCTAGATGTGGAAGTTTCAGATGGTGTTATAGAAGCGTTTAAAAAAATCGGGGAAGACGAAGAGGAACGAAGTATGTTGCGGGCACAATTTGCAACATTTCATATGAAAAAAGGTATTTTTTCGAGGAGTGCGGCACAAGCTGATGCCGTGACAATGGATGCAGTTGATTGGTGGGGTACATATGGGTCGGAGACACCCGAATTGGCAGAGGTGGCAAAAAAAGTGCTCTCTCAACCGATTAGTAGTTCTTCGGCGGAGAGAAACTGGAGTACATACTCCTACATCCATAATGTCAAGAGAAATCGTTTAAATTGCAATAGAGCGGATAAACTAGTTTTTATTCACTCTAACATTAGGCTTCAGAGTCGTTTTCTAGAATCGTATAAATCTGGACCCCACAAAAAGTGGGATATGAACCCGGAAAGCACGTATATTGAAGGTTCAAGTGCTCAGTTGGAAGAAATGGTTTGGGAAGATCTTGTTGAAGAAGACGTTGATAACGGGAAAGGAAAAAGGGCACGTCTAGATTAG
- the LOC110866021 gene encoding uncharacterized protein LOC110866021, which translates to MSDNTDTVFDSVSLTCGHIFCYIYLIHIRRQKELNKNLDSGFCMSGDGTKRLRTHVWHAKRFTMIKRWGFHLPLGLHGSGKGSRALFKWLHNGTTVVHDASYFSAVQLQGSQDSILSILSTVMSPFLSSEAENLHHAGAIITRAIAPVIYMLRPIRHYGYGYNLEVMGSKASQLLQKILHPVSSMSEKSSFLKKCSLTGAVEEHTPCSEIIPLIVDDPRALTNEKTEFDSSYSDLWDAEIGLYNPVEESVLCMEKHHQRLLWTIVLPLSWVKAFWVPLVSLGARAIGLRERSWVACEAGIPNFPSDFPEYSSLMEAEAAAMDKEAALHPASVKTSSIPVPPPWNCVRLAF; encoded by the exons ATGTCCGACAATACT GACACTGTATTTGATTCAGTATCTCTTACTTGTGGGCATATCTTCTGCTACATTTATTTGATTCACATTAGGCGCCAAAAGGAGCTTAACAAGAATCTTGATAGTGGTTTTTGCATGTCTGGTGATGGGACAAAGAGGCTTCGAACACATGTTTGGCATGCAAAACGGTTTACAATGATTAAGCGTTGGGGGTTCCACCTTCCTCTTGGTTTGCATGGCAG TGGCAAAGGCTCAAGAGCACTCTTTAAATGGTTACACAATGGAACCACCGTTGTTCATGATGCAAGCTATTTTAGTGCTGTTCAACTGCAGGGGTCACAG GATTCCATATTGTCGATTTTAAGCACCGTAATGTCACCTTTTCTTTCATCAGAAGCTGAAAAT CTGCATCATGCTGGAGCAATCATTACACGCGCAATTGCACCTGTTATTTATATGTTGAGACCTATTCGGCA CTATGGATATGGATACAATTTGGAAGTGATGGGGTCAAAAGCATCTCAGCTTCTTCAAAAGATATTACATCCAGTTAGCAG CATGTCTGAGAAATCTTCTTTTTTGAAAAAGTGTTCACTAACAGGAGCTGTTGAAGAGCACACCCCTTGCTCTGAAATAATTCCTCTTATAGTTGATGATCCTCGTGCTTTGACTAATGAAAAAACGGAGTTTGACTCGAGTTATAGCGATTTGTGGGATGCTGAAATAGGGTTGTACAATCCAGTAGAAGAAAGTGTTCTTTGTATGGAAAAACACCATCAACGTCTTCT GTGGACTATTGTACTTCCTTTGAGCTGGGTCAAAGCATTTTGGGTTCCTCTTGTTTCTCTTGGTGCTAGAGCTATCGGCTTGAGAGAGCGGTCTTGGGTTGCTTGTGAA GCTGGGATACCAAATTTTCCCTCAGACTTTCCTGAATACTCTTCCTTAATGGAAGCTGAAGCGGCTGCCATGGATAAAGAAGCAGCTCTCCATCCTGCTTCTGTAAAAACGTCTAGCATTCCCGTTCCACCCCCATGGAACTGTGTTCGTCTTGCTTTTTAA